The genomic region GGACCGTCGAATTTGCCGATAAAAAACTGCGCTGGCACGACTGGACCCGCTACTCTTCAAGGCAACAAACCGAAATGCAACTGGGCGGCGTTCTGGGGTCGCTGGAACTCGATCCTGAAGGGCTCGAAGACTTTTGGCCCTATCTCTGGCTGGGTCAATGGGTGCATGCCGGCAAGGCCACCAGCATGGGCCTAGGCCGCTATACGATCGAAGCCGATGATGTCGATTGAACAAACCGTAGGAGCGACGCCAGTCGCGAAGGCATCCCGCAGGAGCCCCCGTAGGAGCGACACACAGTCGCGAAGGCATCCCGCAGGAGTCCTCGTAGGAGCGACGCCAGTCGCGACAAGCTTGTCAACCCTAACAATCGACAGAAAACCAAGGCAAAATCACCGTCATGAAACACGACACGAACCATCGACACATTCTGCTTTGCGTCACCGGTCTGACGCCCCAGGTCGTCACCGAAACCCTGTATGCCTTGCACCAGGAAGGCCGTACCCTGCCGGAAGAAATTCGAATCCTGACCACCCGGGAAGGCGCCGAACGCGCCCGGCTGACCCTGATCAACGACCACTGGCTAAGCCGCTTTTATCAGGATTATCGATTGCCGTCCGTTCCGTTCGACAGCGGCTGCATCCATGTTCTGCAGGACCGCTTTGGGGAGCCGTTACAGGACATTCGCAGCGGCGAGGATAACCAGACCGTGGCCGACGGCATCACCGAAACGATCCGGGCGCTCACCGCCGACCCGGAGGCCGCCCTGCACGTCTCGATCGCCGGCGGCCGCAAGACCATGGGTTTCTATGCGGGCTATGCCCTGTCCCTGTACGGGCGGCCTCAGGACCGGCTCAGCCATGTCCTGGTCTCGGCGGACTACGAATCGCATCCGCAGTTTTATTATCCGACGCCGCATTCGCAAGTGATCTACGGCAACGACCCCAGCCGCAAGCCGCTCGATACTCGTCACGCCGCCGTCATCCTGGCCGACATCGCCTTCGTGCGGCTCCGGCACGGTCTGGACCGGGCGCTGCTCGACGGTAAAAGCAGCTTCAGCAGGACTGTAGCCAATGCGCAGGCCGCGCTGGGGCCGGCGCAACTTGCAATCGACCCGGACAGGCGCCTGCTCGTTGCCCAAGGCACGCCGATTAAATTGAGCCCGGCCGATCTGGCCTTCTACCTTTGGCTGTTGCAGCGCCGGACCGACAGTGGGGATGCGCCGCAATGCCCCAGCGACGGCGCGCCGGAGGCAGTCTACGGCGCGGAGTATTTACGTCATTACCGCCGGATCAACGGGAAACTGGGCGGAGCAGACCGCACCGAGGCCGCCTTGCGAGACGGCATGACTAAAGCGTTTTTCGAACAGCGTAAATCGCGGATCAACAAAGTGCTCGGCCAGGCTTTGCAACAGGCTGCAAGTGCTTACTTGATTCAGGCGATAGGGAAAAGGCCAAGGACGCGCTATCGGATAGGCCTCAAAAAAGAACAGATTCAATACATCGTTCAACCGGAAAATTGATATGAAACCATACGATCACGCCGTTTTGGGGTGTTTACTGCATGACATCGGCAAGTTTTTTGAAAGGGCTGAAATGCTAGGGCATTACCGAGATGATACCGAAAAATGCCAGAGTTATTGCCCTAAAAATGCGGAAAAAGGCTATTACTCACATCGGCATGTTTTACATACCTTGGCGTTTTGCGAACTCCTTGCTGAAAAAGTGCCGCAAATACGGCCCGAGGAGCATCAGACGATAGCCACGGCCGATCAGAACTGGGTGAATTTGGCCTCATTTCACCATAATCCTTCGAGCAAGGAAGATAACCACTTGGAAAAACTCGTCCAGGCTGCCGATCATTTTGCGAGTGCCGAACGGGAGCAGGGCAACTTTTACCAACAAGGCATCAATAAAAAAACCAGGCTGGAATCCTTATTAGGCCGGGTAAAAATTGGGGAAATCGCAAGAGACAACGATTCATTTTTACCCTTGTCCCAGTGTGACTTATCAAAGAGTCATATTTTTCCAAAGCGGGCCTCTTTGTCGGGCATGGAAAAAAACGATAAAACCTGGTTATCTCAACAAAGCCTGGCTGCCGATTATCGAAGCATCGCAGAAAAATTCATTGCCGAGCTGGACGGCTTACAAAGTTTCACTGCCAACGTTGCCAAAGAAAAATTAGCGAGGTCGACGATGCGAAGTCTGTTGAGTCTGATGGAGCATTATTTGAGCCAAGTCCCGGCCGCGACTAATGTAATTCATCCCGATATTTCGTTGTTCGACCATTTGCGGATTACGTCATCGATTGGCGAAGGCTTGTACTTATATCACCAACAAATTACCGAGCCTGCGCGCTTTAAAGACGAAAAGACTCCTAAATGGCAATTGGTCTGCGGCGACTTTTCCGGCATCCAAAAATTCATTTACAAAATCACCGGCAAAGGCGCCGCTAAAGGTTTGCGAGGACGTTCATTTTTTATCCAGTTGCTTTGCGATGCCGTGTCCGAGCAAATCATTCGTTCTCTCGGCCTATATCCAACCGCGAGAATCTATTCATCCGGCGGCAAGTTTTATTTGCTGGTACCGTCGCATTTGAAAACTCAGGTGCATAGCATCGCCGATTCTGTCAATAAAGCGTTGCTCGATGAATTTCAGGGCGAAGTCTTTTTAGGCTTGGGTTTTACGGATATATGTGGCGGCGATTTTAAAGAAGGCAACATGGGCAAGCGTTGGAAAGAAGTCAACGAAGACTTGCAGAAACAGCGCTTGCAGCCTTTCAAAGCGCAAGCGAGCGAAGACATCGAATGTTTCGCAGGGCAAGCACAGCACGAATATGGCGCTTGCAGGATTTGCGGACGAGACGATGCGAAGGCCGACATAAACAGCGGGCAAAATTGCAGGCAATGCCAAAATCTGGAAGACATGGGCCAGAAGTTAGCGGACGCTCGCTATTTGTTTTGGGTTTGGGGTGAAAACCGGCCTACTGTAACCAATAAATTTCAAGGCCGTTTTTTTAAGATGCCTTTGCCCGGCACCGATTGTGACTTGTACTTATTGGAGCGAGAGCCGGAATTTAGCGAACTTACCGATTTGACGGAATCGCATTTGGAAGTGCTAAATGAATGGACAGGGTTCAATGCGAACCCGCAAGGTTATTCGCAAGGCATTCGCTATGTCGGCAAGTGGCAGAGTGAGAAAGATAACGGGAGTCGCGATTTCAAGGATTTTGCCGATAGTGCCAAAGGCATAAGCCGTATGGGTATATTGCGCATGGACGTGGACAACCTGGGCGAAATATTCATACGCGGCTTGAACTTCGGCAAAAATAACGAAAGCATGGGCTCCTTATCTCGCGTAGCGACCGTGTCGCGCCAACTGCATTTGTTCTTTGCAGGCTATTTACATCGTATTCTTGATGAGTTTAAACGCAGCCAGATCATTTATGCGGGCGGCGACGACGTCTTCATCATCGGCAGTTGGGACGAATTGCCGTTGGTCGCGCAAAAAATCCGGGATGAATTTAGCCAATACTGCGCCAACAACCCGTGCTTTACGTTATCCGGCGGCATCGCAACAGTCGGAGGCAGATACCCGATTTCACGGGCGGCCGATTTGGCGGGCGAAACCGAAGAACAAGCCAAGCACCTGCAACGAGGGGAGAAGCACAAAGACGCGTTAAGCTTTTTGGAAACTACAATCGGTTGGGAAAGTTTTAATGATGCAGTCCGCTTGCGCGACACTCTGCTGGAAATCGTCAAAAAAACCAACAGCCAGGCCATCATCGACCGCTTGCGGCAAGTCGTGATAGCAGTCGATGAAATCAAAGCCAGGGAAAAGACAGGTAAATTTGAAGAAATGATTTATTGGGACAAATGGCGCTGGCGGCTGGTTTACAACCTGAAGCGCATGGCAAAGCGTTATCCCGAAGTGGAGATCCAACTGGAAGGTTTACAACAGCAATTGATTACCCCGCAAACTCTGGCTAACAGGCAGCCGGTCATGGAATGGCTGCAATTGCCGGTACGTTGGGCCGAATTCTTAATGAGGAGCAAAACGAATGACTGAAGAAATCAAATCGTTCATCCAGCGTGATGACACCGCTAAGCAAATGGTTTCGTTTGCTGCAAACTTGGCGAAAAACATTGCTCGTGATGTAAGCACATCTCAAATCCGTAACGCCTATGGAACTGTCAAAAAACTGGAAATGCAAAGCGTATTCACTGACAAGGCGCATCGCGAGCTATTGCTATTAAAACCAAAGCTTGCCTATGCGCGTGGCCGTGCACAAAAAAAAGACGCGTTCAAAATGCTGGAAGATGCTTTAGGCGCGGCCATCGACGCTGTCGACGTCAAACAACCCGAAACCTTCAAGCGTTTTTGCAATTTTTTCGAGGCAATACTTGCTTATCACAAAGCCAACGGCGGCAAATAATCAAGGGACACTACCATGAGCGAACAAACCAATCCAAAACTCAAAAGCAAAATCTTTATCCGCGGCACAATCAAAGCTTTGACCGGCTTGCACATCGGCGGCAACTCCATCGGTATGGCGATTGGCGGTGCGGATAAAGTCGTGGTCAGAAATCCGCTGACCAATGAACCTTATATTCCGGGATCGTCTTTGCGCGGAAAAATGCGCTCTTTATTGGAAAGGGCGCGAGGCGATGAAAAACATAATCCCAAGGAAGGCGGCTTCAGTTTTAAAGAAGGCAAGCTTGAAGCTTCAGCAGGTATCAATCCTGAATCCATGCTCGGTAAATTGTTCGGTGTATCCGCCGACAAAAACAACGGCCAACCCACCCGTCTGATGGTCCGCGATGCCCATTTGACTCCTGCCAGCAAAAAGCAACTGGAAAACGCTCCCAATACCGACATGCCGATGACCGAGGTTAAAACCGAGGTCAACATCGACCGTATTACTTCGGCGGCCATTCCTCGCCAATTCGAGCGGGTGCCGGCCGGTGCGGAATTTAATTTCGAACTGGTGTTGACCTTGCTCGAAGGCGACGACGAAACCCAATTTTTGAATTTGATTCGCGAAGGGCTTGAGTTGGTGCAGCATGACAGCCTGGGTGGTCACGGTTCGCGCGGCTACGGCGCGGTCGAGTTTGTCGTGCAAAAGTTGCAGGAACGCACTATGCAGCATTATCAAAAAGGCGAAGCGGCAGCCGATGTCAACGAAACCTTGATGGCTTTATTCGCCGGTTTACAGCCCAAGTCCGAAGTAGCGGCAGGAGCCTGAAATGCGCTGCTATCGGCTCACTTTCGAGGCTCCGTTTCACGTCGATAGTCGCGGCAATGACTTTTACGAGGAAAGCAACAGCTTTATCCATTCCGACACATTGAGCGCGGCGATTTTGGCGACTTGGGCATTGATTTGGCCCGAACAAATCGCCAAACAAGCGCAACATCCGTCGTTTCGGATTAGCTCGGCGTTTCCGTTTTACCGGAATTGTTATTTTTTACCGCGTGTGTTGAGTAGTCTGGCTACCTCTCCAAAGCAATCAAAAGATGCCAAAAAACTGAAAAAAATTCAATGGCTGGACAGCAACCTCTGGCATGAATCCTTGACCGATCCGGATTGGGCGGAACGGATCGACTTGAAAAATGATGTGTGTCAAAGCGTTCTGGCGAGCACGTCTACCAA from Methylosarcina fibrata AML-C10 harbors:
- the csm6 gene encoding CRISPR-associated ring nuclease Csm6, encoding MKHDTNHRHILLCVTGLTPQVVTETLYALHQEGRTLPEEIRILTTREGAERARLTLINDHWLSRFYQDYRLPSVPFDSGCIHVLQDRFGEPLQDIRSGEDNQTVADGITETIRALTADPEAALHVSIAGGRKTMGFYAGYALSLYGRPQDRLSHVLVSADYESHPQFYYPTPHSQVIYGNDPSRKPLDTRHAAVILADIAFVRLRHGLDRALLDGKSSFSRTVANAQAALGPAQLAIDPDRRLLVAQGTPIKLSPADLAFYLWLLQRRTDSGDAPQCPSDGAPEAVYGAEYLRHYRRINGKLGGADRTEAALRDGMTKAFFEQRKSRINKVLGQALQQAASAYLIQAIGKRPRTRYRIGLKKEQIQYIVQPEN
- the cas10 gene encoding type III-A CRISPR-associated protein Cas10/Csm1, which gives rise to MKPYDHAVLGCLLHDIGKFFERAEMLGHYRDDTEKCQSYCPKNAEKGYYSHRHVLHTLAFCELLAEKVPQIRPEEHQTIATADQNWVNLASFHHNPSSKEDNHLEKLVQAADHFASAEREQGNFYQQGINKKTRLESLLGRVKIGEIARDNDSFLPLSQCDLSKSHIFPKRASLSGMEKNDKTWLSQQSLAADYRSIAEKFIAELDGLQSFTANVAKEKLARSTMRSLLSLMEHYLSQVPAATNVIHPDISLFDHLRITSSIGEGLYLYHQQITEPARFKDEKTPKWQLVCGDFSGIQKFIYKITGKGAAKGLRGRSFFIQLLCDAVSEQIIRSLGLYPTARIYSSGGKFYLLVPSHLKTQVHSIADSVNKALLDEFQGEVFLGLGFTDICGGDFKEGNMGKRWKEVNEDLQKQRLQPFKAQASEDIECFAGQAQHEYGACRICGRDDAKADINSGQNCRQCQNLEDMGQKLADARYLFWVWGENRPTVTNKFQGRFFKMPLPGTDCDLYLLEREPEFSELTDLTESHLEVLNEWTGFNANPQGYSQGIRYVGKWQSEKDNGSRDFKDFADSAKGISRMGILRMDVDNLGEIFIRGLNFGKNNESMGSLSRVATVSRQLHLFFAGYLHRILDEFKRSQIIYAGGDDVFIIGSWDELPLVAQKIRDEFSQYCANNPCFTLSGGIATVGGRYPISRAADLAGETEEQAKHLQRGEKHKDALSFLETTIGWESFNDAVRLRDTLLEIVKKTNSQAIIDRLRQVVIAVDEIKAREKTGKFEEMIYWDKWRWRLVYNLKRMAKRYPEVEIQLEGLQQQLITPQTLANRQPVMEWLQLPVRWAEFLMRSKTND
- the csm2 gene encoding type III-A CRISPR-associated protein Csm2 — encoded protein: MTEEIKSFIQRDDTAKQMVSFAANLAKNIARDVSTSQIRNAYGTVKKLEMQSVFTDKAHRELLLLKPKLAYARGRAQKKDAFKMLEDALGAAIDAVDVKQPETFKRFCNFFEAILAYHKANGGK
- the csm3 gene encoding type III-A CRISPR-associated RAMP protein Csm3, yielding MSEQTNPKLKSKIFIRGTIKALTGLHIGGNSIGMAIGGADKVVVRNPLTNEPYIPGSSLRGKMRSLLERARGDEKHNPKEGGFSFKEGKLEASAGINPESMLGKLFGVSADKNNGQPTRLMVRDAHLTPASKKQLENAPNTDMPMTEVKTEVNIDRITSAAIPRQFERVPAGAEFNFELVLTLLEGDDETQFLNLIREGLELVQHDSLGGHGSRGYGAVEFVVQKLQERTMQHYQKGEAAADVNETLMALFAGLQPKSEVAAGA